In the Clostridium cellulovorans 743B genome, ATAAGGCAATGAAAAAGGTTATAGATAAGAAAAAATAAAATTGAGATATGGGAATTGAGAAAGCAATTGAAGTGAAAGGTCTGTGCCTTACCACAAAGTTGGAGTACAATGAAACGCAGAGCCGATAATATGTGAGTGATATTACAGTTGTCAGCTCTTTTTTTTATGATTACTATTCAAACTATATTAAAAGACGCAGGTTTCAGTAAGGTTACTATATTGTGATAGTGTAAAGGGTCATGTAATTGACAATTTTAACAAAATAAAAAAATCTTTTAAGTCATTCTTACTATGACATATAGTTGTCATAGTAACCCGAGTATAATAACCTTATCAAATATATGGAGGTTATGAATATGAAGTACGAAATTGTAAATTTACAAGAAAAAATAGTGGTAGGAGTTAGTGCTATTACAGGTAATAATGATCCTAATATGGGCAAAATTATTGGAGGTCTTTGGGAAAAGTTATATCAAGGTGGCATTAATGAAATGATAACAAATAAGGTAAATGAATATGCCATAGGACTTTATTCGAATTATGAAGATGATAAGTATTTAGTTACAGTAGGAAATGAGGTATGTAAGGCTGAAAGTGAAGGACTTACAATAAAGAAAATTCCTGTAGGGAAATATGCTAAGTTTTCTATTGAAGGACATATGGAAAAAGCAGTTGCAGAAGCTTGGAATAAAATTTGGCAAATGGATTTAGATAGAAGTTATGAAGCTGATTTTGAAGAATATTTAAATTCAGATTTTAATAATTGTAAGGTTGATATTTATATTTCATTGAAGTAATTTTAAGAGGTACAATGTGTTAGAAGGGAGTTACGATTATATGCATGAGGTGATAGCAAAGGGGATACTATCTAGTAATAATGGAATGAATATTTATAGAGGATGTACTCACGGATGTATATATTGTGATGCTAGAAGTCTTTGTTATGGAATGGATCATATTTTTGAAGATATAGAGATTAAGGCTAATGTGGTTCAGTTATTAGAGGATACACTTAAGCGTAAAAGAAAAAAGTGCATGATCGGAACAGGTGCAATGAGTGATCCATACATTCAGCTAGAAGAAAAGCTTCAAAACACAAGAAGATGTTTAGAGATAATTGATAAGTACGGATTTGGACTAGCGATACAAACTAAATCAAATAGAATATTAAGAGATTTGGACTTGTTAAAAAGTATAAATAGTAAATCAAAGTGTGTTGTGCAGATGACATTAACAACTTATGATGAAGAATTATGTAAGCTTATTGAACCAAATGTTTCTACAACAAAAGAACGATTTGAAGTTTTAAAGATAATGAGGGATAACAAAATTCCTACAGTAGTTTGGCTAAGTCCCCTTTTACCTTACATAAATGACACGGAGGAAAATATAAGAGGGATTTTAGATTACTGTATAGAAGCCAAAGTTAAAGGAATCATAGTATTTGGTATTGGGTTAACATTAAGAAATGGAAATAGGGAATATTATTATAAGAATTTAGATAAGCATTTTAAAGGTTTAAAAGAGAAATACATAAAGCAGTATGGGAATAGTTATGAAGTAATAAGTAAGAATCATGGAAAACTTATGAAAATTATTAAAGAAACCTGTGATAAAAATAATATTATTTGTGACATAAGAGAAGTTTTTAATTATATGAGAACTTTTGAAGAGAAAAATAATGAAGTTCAAATAAGTTTTGAGATATAGGAAATTTCAGTGTTTAAAGCACTGGTTAATAGAGAATAGGGGCTTTTTCGCTTTAAATATCTAGGAGGAAGTTGGATATACATGATATAATTGTAGGTATATATAGAATCGAGGTGCTTCTAATGAAAATGTCTAAAAAACAGTTTGAAGTAATAAGGAATTGGATGTATAGAAATGCTAGGCCATTAGATATAGCAAGGTGGAAATATCATTTTGAAAATGGAAATAAGGATGATGTATTAGCTGCTTTATCTGCATACCAAAATCCAAATGGAGGGTTTGGATATGCACTTGAAGCTGATAGCTGGAACCCTAATTCGTCACCTATACAGACCTGGTGTGCTACAGAAATTTTATATGAATTAGGAATTACAGATAAAAATAATGAGATAGTAAGAAATATATTATCCTATCTAGACAGTGGAAAAGATTTTCAAGATGGACATTGGATTGCACAAATTCCAACAAATGATGACTATCCACATGCAGAGTGGTGGTCTTATAGAGAAAATGTTATTGATCAATGGGGTTATAATCCAACAATCTGCTTAGTAGGATTCATTTTATATTTTGCTGATAAACAATCAAAGTTATATCAATTAGCACTTGAAATTGCTAAGAAAGCGACTAAAGCA is a window encoding:
- a CDS encoding SPL family radical SAM protein; this encodes MHEVIAKGILSSNNGMNIYRGCTHGCIYCDARSLCYGMDHIFEDIEIKANVVQLLEDTLKRKRKKCMIGTGAMSDPYIQLEEKLQNTRRCLEIIDKYGFGLAIQTKSNRILRDLDLLKSINSKSKCVVQMTLTTYDEELCKLIEPNVSTTKERFEVLKIMRDNKIPTVVWLSPLLPYINDTEENIRGILDYCIEAKVKGIIVFGIGLTLRNGNREYYYKNLDKHFKGLKEKYIKQYGNSYEVISKNHGKLMKIIKETCDKNNIICDIREVFNYMRTFEEKNNEVQISFEI
- a CDS encoding GyrI-like domain-containing protein, coding for MKYEIVNLQEKIVVGVSAITGNNDPNMGKIIGGLWEKLYQGGINEMITNKVNEYAIGLYSNYEDDKYLVTVGNEVCKAESEGLTIKKIPVGKYAKFSIEGHMEKAVAEAWNKIWQMDLDRSYEADFEEYLNSDFNNCKVDIYISLK